A genomic stretch from Arthrobacter sp. 31Y includes:
- a CDS encoding nucleotidyl transferase AbiEii/AbiGii toxin family protein, whose amino-acid sequence MDDAQRVATEIALTVLAADGFILAGGQALAEHGVIHRMSDDIDLFAQYRSHTPETFAASVDKITDALTVAGYSVQVTRQYEEFASLTVTKAETAVVIDLGLDWWENKPAIVDVGPVLSLKDSVASKLLTVYSRGYARDYLDAYSILSSKRFTPRRLIELCQRRDPHLDLEMLASAMTGHRALAPTEFTKYGLPEADLQKLDRTLTGFATTIRQHASRTGSPAEPVDLTGLGIPGTGPELA is encoded by the coding sequence ATGGACGACGCTCAACGCGTAGCAACAGAAATAGCCCTTACCGTTCTCGCCGCCGACGGGTTCATCCTCGCCGGTGGACAAGCCCTTGCCGAACACGGTGTCATCCACAGGATGTCTGATGACATTGACCTCTTCGCCCAATACCGCAGCCACACCCCGGAGACCTTCGCAGCCTCCGTGGACAAAATCACGGACGCGCTTACCGTAGCCGGGTACTCGGTGCAGGTCACCCGCCAATACGAGGAGTTCGCCAGCCTGACCGTGACCAAGGCTGAAACGGCCGTCGTGATTGATCTTGGCCTGGACTGGTGGGAGAACAAACCTGCAATCGTGGACGTCGGACCAGTCCTGTCGCTGAAGGACTCAGTCGCATCGAAACTGCTCACTGTCTACTCCCGCGGCTACGCCCGTGACTACCTCGACGCCTACTCCATCCTCAGCAGCAAACGATTCACCCCACGCCGGCTGATCGAGCTCTGCCAGCGTAGAGACCCGCACCTGGACCTTGAAATGTTGGCCTCGGCCATGACTGGCCACCGTGCACTGGCACCCACTGAGTTCACCAAATACGGGCTCCCCGAAGCTGACCTTCAAAAGCTGGATCGAACTCTCACCGGCTTCGCAACGACCATCCGGCAGCACGCATCCCGGACAGGATCGCCAGCAGAACCCGTGGACCTAACCGGACTGGGGATCCCCGGGACAGGCCCCGAACTCGCTTGA